One Nicotiana tomentosiformis chromosome 4, ASM39032v3, whole genome shotgun sequence genomic window carries:
- the LOC138909473 gene encoding uncharacterized protein, which yields MSEYAVRFSELSKHAPALISTVRERVHRFIEGLNYYIRFSRARETNTLYKQVVDITQRLEGMRGWEREDREAKRPRDSGTYSGSHAPVTAHHGRGYLSSPFHSALPASNGISATPRSQVANYAPPLSYAPPARDAFSCQSSRPSPSQFQQPRPLRAYFECGDTRHMVRDCPKHRRGAAPQTARAPRIP from the coding sequence ATGTCGGAGTATGctgtcaggttcagtgagttgtccAAACATGCACCAGCCTTAATCTCCACTGTGAGAGAGCGAGTACATCGATTTATCGAGGGTCTCAACTATTATATTAGATTCAGCAGGGCTCGTGAGACTAATACCCTATACAAGCAGGTGGTAGATATCACCCAGAGATTAGAGGGTATGAGGGGctgggagagagaggacagggaggccaagaggcctcgagattctggcacatatagtggttcGCATGCCCCAGTTacagcccatcatggtagaggctatttGAGTAGTCCATTTcactcagcacttccagcttccaatgGTATTTCAGCTACTCCCAGGTCTCAGGTTGCCAATTATGCACCACCACTGTCAtatgcacctcctgcacgggatGCTTTTAGTTgtcagtccagccgaccaagCCCGAGCCAATTTCAGCAACCACGTCCTCtaagggcttattttgagtgtggcgatactcgtcatatggtgagggactgccccaaACACAGGAGGGGTGCAGCTCCACAGACTGCTCGGGCTCCACGTATTCCATAG